TCAAAAATCGCGGCACGAATAGCCATCAAATTAACTCCAACTGGTCACCCTTCTCTTCATCTTTCTTGTCCTCCGAAGCTTCAGCGGAGGAGAATGTCTCTTCTGTTACCCTTCCTCCTGATATTTTCGATGCTATCGATTTAAATCCTAATTTCTCATATTCTGCCCTTACTAATTCCCAGTCGGGATTAAATCTTAAGTCTTCAATCTTAAACTCCAAGTCTACGTCGCAGTCCAACTCCACCAAACTTTTAGCAGCCAGTGCCAAATCCCGCCCTGTCCTAAGTTTATCGGCGACTTTTGGCGAAATTTCATCTAATCTTTCAAAAACCGTTTCCAAATTGTCGTATTTCTGGAGTAAATCACTCGCCGTTTTAGGTCCTATTCCGGCAATTCCAGGTACGTTATCCGAAGTGTCCCCAATCAAAGATTTATAATCGACCATTTGCCTCGGTTCTATTCCAAATTTTTCGATTACTTCTTTTCGACCGTAGAGAGTAGTCGTAGTCAAGTTCCATCCGGGCATTTGAACTTTTATATCCCCATCTACAATCTGCAGAACATCACGATCCCCAGAAAGAATCGTCGTTACAATCTTCTTTTTTCTAGCCGCCGTCGCGATTGTCGCGAGCAGGTCATCAGCCTCGTAACCCTCTTTTGTAAAATAAGGAATCCCGAAAGCATCCAAGACGCTCTTAACTTTTGGCAGCTGTGGATATAAATCAGGCGGCGGAGCAGGCCTTTGCGCTTTGTATTTTTCAAATTCAATATGGCGAAAAGTAGGCGCAGCTGTGTCAAACGCGCATGCAACATATGTCGGCTTAACTTCATTTACAGCTTTAATAAGCATGTTCGAAAAACCAAAAACAGCATTAGCGTTCTGACCGGTTTTATCCGTCAGCGGAGGCAACGCGTGATAGGCACGATGGAACAGATTGTTTCCATCTATCAAAAGGAGTGAGTTCATGGCCAAATTTTAGCACAAGAGAAGATTTTGAGGTCTTATTTCCCAGGAGGTAAACGGGGTGTTTCGTGCGTTTCCCACAACTTTCTCGCAAAATGAATCCTGCCTTCTGACGTTAGAGTAAGTCTTTCGTACTGGTCCTCTTCTTTAAAAAGGTAGTAGCCTACAAGAGGAGAATAAGGTTCTCGTCTTCTCCTTGATAAATAAACGTCATTTGTCCTAGAATCTTTCGTCACGAGAAAATCATCCTTAGGGAAAACACCCTTTGAGTCATACGCCACATGAATTACCTCTTTATGCTTTTCATCGTCGGCCCAGTATCGCATTTCTACGTCCGCGTAAGCATTTTCGTCTCTTTGCCTCAGACTCAAAATACCGTTTTTCCAATTAGATCCTCTACTTGAACGCATAACGTGTTCACCTAAATTCCAGAGGTCATAATTACTAACGTCCCTGCCGCTTTCAATTAATTCTCTCCACCTTTCGTCTTCTTGGTCTATTGTAGGTGAGGTTTCTGTCGCCATAAGTGTTGTAGTCTAGTTAATTTCTCTACCTTTGTCAAAAATTTAGGCTTGTGCGGATTTTGCGGGGACTTTTTTAAACTTTGTTTCTCCGTTAGAATCAGCCGACACGGGTTTTCCGACCAATTTTTCAAACTCTTCTCTTTCCAAAGTTTCTTTTTCCATCAGAGTATCGGCGACCAAATCGAGCTTCTTCCTGTTCTTGATCAAAATATCTTTTGCTTGTTTATATCCTGCATCGATAATTTTAGCTATCTCAATATCAATTTTCCCCGCTAGTTGTGGAGATACTTGATTCTGTTCCATTGACATGGGTGGCCACCCTCCTGCCTGAGGTCTTGGCTGGAATACAGTCGGTCCCAGATCACTCATTCCCAGCTCCGTAACCATCAGCCTTGCGATGCTAGAAGCATTATCCAGATCGGCAGAAGCTCCTGTCGTAAATTCCTTGAAAACCAACTCCTCCGCTGCTCTTCCACCAAGCGCCATCGCGATTCGCTCAAGTAACCTCTTCTTCGTCTCTATATTCCTATCAATCTGAGAATGCACCTCTGTGTGCCCACCGGAAGAAGCTCTAGCTACAATCGAAATTCTGTGAACGGGGTCAACGTTTGGGGAAAGATGCGCTACCATTGCGTGCCCACCTTCGTGATAAGCGGTCATCTTTCTTTCTTCTTCCGACTGCATCCTCTTTCGTTGTGGCCCCAACTTAACTTTTGTCGCGGCTTCTTCTAAGTCCAAATTCGTAATCTCTTTTCGAGCTTCACGTGCTGCCAAAATTGCCGCTTCGTTAAGCATATTAGCCAGATCCGCTCCAGAAAATCCGACCGTTCTTTTGGCAAGCCTTTCGATATCCATATCTTTAGAAAAAGGCTTACCTTTCATGTGAATTTTGATGATCGCTTTTCTACCTTCTATGTCCGGCAAATCCAAAAGCACTCTTCTGTCAAATCTGCCCGGACGAATTAAAGCCGGATCCAAAAGTTCTGGCCTGTTGGTAGCTGCCATAACAATTACGTTATCGTTAGGCGCGAAACCATCCATTTCGACCAGAATCTGGTTTAATGTTTGTTCCCTCTCGTCGTGTCCGCCGGAAAATCCCATACCACGCATTCTTCCTA
This sequence is a window from Candidatus Curtissbacteria bacterium. Protein-coding genes within it:
- the ftsH gene encoding ATP-dependent zinc metalloprotease FtsH encodes the protein MAKKKISSTIKEKKPFNVPKVQVPKMNRKSSWRGFLIYAVLGLLLLSFFIFSSNPVSQFSSAEPISKVINDVRDQKAQRIEVDGDNVIVQLKDGATYTARKEEGASIYSILESAKVDPSKTAITVKNRAFSQAWISILSLVLPLGLMLVFFFFIFRQAREGASSVFSFGQSRAKQFTKDMPKSTFADVEGVDEAKQELQEIVDFLKHPEKYKAIGARTPKGVLLVGAAGTGKTLLARAVAGEANVPFFSVAGSEFMEMLVGVGAARVRDLFGQAKRSSPAIIFIDEIESIGRMRGMGFSGGHDEREQTLNQILVEMDGFAPNDNVIVMAATNRPELLDPALIRPGRFDRRVLLDLPDIEGRKAIIKIHMKGKPFSKDMDIERLAKRTVGFSGADLANMLNEAAILAAREARKEITNLDLEEAATKVKLGPQRKRMQSEEERKMTAYHEGGHAMVAHLSPNVDPVHRISIVARASSGGHTEVHSQIDRNIETKKRLLERIAMALGGRAAEELVFKEFTTGASADLDNASSIARLMVTELGMSDLGPTVFQPRPQAGGWPPMSMEQNQVSPQLAGKIDIEIAKIIDAGYKQAKDILIKNRKKLDLVADTLMEKETLEREEFEKLVGKPVSADSNGETKFKKVPAKSAQA